One window from the genome of Silvimonas iriomotensis encodes:
- a CDS encoding H-NS histone family protein: MTIEFSKYTTAQLQQLQVEVGQAIERRKVDDKKNLISELHALAAEKGFNLKDLLGTGDSGGKKKGPAAAKYANPKDKSQTWSGRGRKPVWALDHLNAGGSLDDLVI; this comes from the coding sequence ATGACTATCGAATTCTCCAAATACACCACCGCCCAGCTCCAGCAACTGCAGGTGGAAGTAGGTCAGGCCATTGAGCGCCGTAAAGTGGATGACAAGAAGAACCTCATCTCCGAGCTGCATGCCCTGGCTGCCGAGAAGGGTTTCAATCTGAAGGACTTGCTGGGTACTGGAGACTCAGGTGGCAAGAAGAAGGGGCCGGCAGCCGCCAAATATGCAAACCCCAAAGACAAGTCTCAAACCTGGTCTGGCCGCGGTCGCAAGCCGGTATGGGCGCTCGACCACCTGAACGCCGGCGGTAGCCTGGACGACCTGGTTATCTAA
- a CDS encoding barstar family protein, whose amino-acid sequence MERPQSIEIDLASVTTPEELQVVLAEALSFPGWYGHNWNAFWDAITGLVEMPRILHLQGFSELAAKLPGDALLLKGRLEDMKQMYPDHAPNVFHE is encoded by the coding sequence ATGGAACGCCCACAGTCGATTGAGATAGACCTCGCCTCTGTCACAACGCCCGAAGAACTTCAGGTGGTTTTGGCAGAGGCTTTGTCTTTTCCGGGATGGTACGGACATAACTGGAATGCATTCTGGGACGCCATCACCGGCTTGGTTGAGATGCCTAGAATCCTGCATTTGCAGGGATTCTCAGAGCTGGCTGCGAAGCTTCCAGGTGATGCATTACTGCTAAAGGGCCGCCTGGAGGACATGAAGCAGATGTATCCAGACCATGCGCCAAATGTCTTCCACGAATAA